In a genomic window of Streptococcus mitis NCTC 12261:
- a CDS encoding class II fructose-bisphosphate aldolase, producing MAIVSAQKFVQAARDNGYAVGGFNTNNLEWTQAILRAAEAKKAPVLIQTSMGAAKYMGGYKVARNLIANLVESMGITVPVAIHLDHGHYEDALECIRVGYTSVMFDGSHLPVEENLDKARKVVEFAHANGVSVEAEVGTIGGEEDGIIGDGELAPIEDAKAMVETGIDFLAAGIGNIHGPYPANWKGLHLDHLQKLTEAVPGFPIVLHGGSGIPDEQIQAAIKLGVAKVNVNTECQIAFANATRKFARDYEANEAEYDKKKLFDPRKFLADGVKAIQASVEERIDVFGSEGKA from the coding sequence ATGGCAATCGTTTCAGCACAAAAATTTGTCCAAGCAGCTCGTGACAACGGTTATGCAGTTGGTGGATTTAACACAAACAACCTTGAGTGGACTCAAGCTATCTTGCGCGCAGCAGAAGCTAAAAAAGCTCCAGTTTTGATCCAAACTTCAATGGGTGCTGCTAAATACATGGGTGGTTACAAAGTTGCTCGCAACTTGATCGCTAACCTTGTTGAATCAATGGGTATCACTGTACCAGTAGCTATCCACCTTGACCACGGTCACTACGAAGATGCACTTGAGTGTATCCGAGTTGGTTATACTTCAGTTATGTTTGACGGTTCACACCTTCCAGTTGAAGAAAACCTTGATAAAGCTCGTAAAGTTGTAGAATTTGCTCATGCAAATGGTGTATCAGTGGAAGCTGAAGTTGGTACTATCGGTGGTGAAGAAGACGGAATCATCGGTGATGGTGAATTGGCTCCAATCGAAGACGCTAAAGCAATGGTTGAAACTGGTATCGACTTCTTGGCAGCTGGTATCGGTAACATCCACGGTCCTTACCCAGCAAACTGGAAAGGTCTTCACCTTGATCACTTGCAAAAATTGACTGAAGCTGTTCCAGGATTCCCAATCGTATTGCACGGTGGATCAGGTATTCCTGATGAGCAAATCCAAGCAGCTATCAAACTTGGTGTTGCGAAAGTTAACGTTAACACTGAATGCCAAATCGCATTCGCTAACGCAACTCGTAAATTTGCTCGTGACTACGAAGCAAACGAAGCAGAATACGACAAGAAAAAACTCTTCGACCCACGTAAATTCTTGGCTGACGGTGTAAAAGCTATCCAAGCATCAGTTGAAGAACGTATCGACGTATTCGGTTCAGAAGGTAAAGCTTAA
- a CDS encoding DEAD/DEAH box helicase: protein MKFNELNLSADLLAEIEKAGFVEASPIQEQTIPLALEGKDVIGQAQTGTGKTAAFGLPTLEKIRTEEATIQALVIAPTRELAVQSQEELFRFGRSKGVKVRSVYGGSSIEKQIKALKSGAHIVVGTPGRLLDLIKRKALKLQDIETLILDEADEMLNMGFLEDIEAIISRVPENRQTLLFSATMPDAIKRIGVQFMKEPEHVKIAAKELTTELVDQYYIRVKEQEKFDTMTRLMDVEQPELAIVFGRTKRRVDELTRGLKIRGFRAEGIHGDLDQNKRLRVLRDFKNGNLDVLVATDVAARGLDISGVTHVYNYDIPQDPESYVHRIGRTGRAGKSGQSITFVAPNEMGYLQIIENLTKKRMKGLKPASAEEAFQAKKQVALKKIERDFADETIRGNFEKFGKDARKLAAEFTPEELAMYILSLTVQDPDSLPEVEIAREKPLPFKPSGNGFGGKGKGGRRGDDRRDRERRGNGRRDDFKNGSRGNDRYDKEKRYRKDNKKPRNTSSEKQTGFVIRNKGDK, encoded by the coding sequence GTGAAATTTAATGAATTAAACTTGTCTGCTGATTTGCTAGCAGAGATTGAAAAAGCTGGTTTTGTAGAAGCCAGTCCTATCCAAGAACAAACTATTCCCTTGGCCCTTGAAGGCAAGGACGTTATCGGTCAAGCTCAGACTGGTACAGGAAAAACTGCAGCCTTTGGCTTGCCAACCCTTGAAAAAATCCGTACAGAAGAAGCGACCATCCAAGCTTTGGTTATCGCTCCAACTCGTGAATTAGCTGTCCAAAGTCAAGAAGAACTCTTCCGATTTGGTCGTAGTAAGGGAGTCAAAGTACGCTCAGTATATGGCGGATCAAGCATTGAAAAACAGATTAAGGCTCTTAAATCTGGTGCCCATATCGTGGTGGGAACTCCAGGTCGCCTCTTGGACTTGATTAAACGCAAGGCCTTGAAATTACAAGATATTGAAACTCTTATCCTTGACGAAGCGGATGAAATGCTCAACATGGGCTTCCTTGAAGATATCGAAGCTATCATTTCTCGTGTCCCTGAAAACCGTCAAACCTTACTTTTCTCAGCAACTATGCCAGATGCCATCAAACGTATTGGTGTTCAGTTTATGAAAGAACCTGAGCATGTGAAGATTGCTGCTAAGGAATTGACAACAGAATTGGTTGACCAATACTATATTCGTGTTAAAGAACAAGAAAAATTTGATACCATGACTCGTCTTATGGATGTGGAACAACCAGAACTTGCTATCGTATTTGGTCGTACCAAACGTCGTGTAGATGAATTGACTCGTGGTTTGAAAATCCGTGGCTTCCGTGCAGAAGGAATTCATGGAGACCTAGACCAAAACAAACGTCTTCGTGTCCTTCGTGACTTCAAAAACGGCAATCTAGATGTTTTGGTTGCAACAGACGTGGCAGCGCGTGGTTTGGATATTTCAGGTGTAACTCATGTCTATAATTACGATATTCCACAAGATCCTGAAAGTTATGTTCACCGTATCGGTCGTACAGGTCGTGCTGGTAAATCAGGTCAATCGATTACCTTTGTTGCTCCAAACGAAATGGGTTACCTTCAAATTATTGAAAACTTGACTAAGAAGCGCATGAAAGGTCTTAAACCTGCAAGTGCAGAAGAAGCCTTCCAAGCTAAGAAACAGGTTGCACTCAAGAAAATCGAACGTGATTTTGCAGATGAGACAATCCGTGGCAACTTTGAGAAATTTGGTAAGGATGCTCGCAAGTTGGCTGCTGAATTTACTCCAGAAGAATTGGCCATGTATATCTTGAGTCTGACTGTCCAAGATCCAGATAGCCTTCCTGAAGTGGAGATTGCGCGTGAAAAACCACTGCCATTTAAACCATCAGGTAATGGCTTCGGTGGTAAAGGTAAGGGAGGTCGTCGTGGAGATGACCGTCGTGATCGCGAACGCCGTGGCAATGGTCGCCGTGATGATTTCAAAAACGGCAGTCGTGGAAATGATCGTTATGATAAGGAAAAACGTTATCGTAAGGATAATAAAAAACCACGCAATACTTCAAGTGAAAAGCAAACAGGCTTTGTTATTCGTAACAAGGGCGATAAATAA
- a CDS encoding FAD-containing oxidoreductase: protein MLTYDLIVIGFGKAGKTLAGKLASAGKKVALIERSKAMYGGTCINIGCIPTKTLLVAAEKDLSFEEVIATKNTITSRLNGKNYATVAGTGVDIFDAEAHFLSNKVIEIQAGDEKKELTAETIVINTGAVSNVLPIPGLATSKNVFDSTGIQNLDKLPENLGVLGGGNIGLEFAGLYNKLGSKVTVLDALDTFLPRAEPSIAALAKQYMEEDGIELLQNIRTTEIKNDGDQVLVVTENETYRFDALLYATGRKPNVEPLQLENTDIELTERGAIKVDKHCQTNVPGVFAVGDVNGGLQFTYISLDDFRVVYSYLAGDGSYTLEDRLNVPNTMFITPALSQVGLTESQAADLKLPYAVKEIPVAAMPRGHVNGDLRGAFKAVVNTETKEILGASIFSEGSQEIINIITVAMDNKIPYTYFTKQIFTHPTLAENLNDLFAI, encoded by the coding sequence ATGTTAACTTATGATTTAATCGTTATCGGATTTGGTAAAGCTGGTAAAACACTAGCTGGTAAATTGGCTTCAGCTGGCAAAAAAGTTGCCCTCATTGAACGTAGCAAAGCTATGTACGGTGGAACTTGTATCAACATCGGTTGTATCCCAACTAAAACTTTGCTGGTTGCTGCTGAGAAAGACTTGTCTTTTGAAGAAGTGATTGCTACCAAAAACACTATCACTAGTCGCCTCAACGGTAAAAACTATGCGACTGTTGCTGGTACAGGCGTCGATATCTTTGATGCGGAAGCTCACTTCCTTTCAAATAAAGTCATCGAAATCCAAGCTGGTGATGAAAAGAAAGAACTGACTGCTGAAACAATCGTCATCAACACTGGTGCTGTTTCAAACGTCTTGCCAATCCCTGGACTTGCTACAAGCAAAAACGTCTTTGACTCAACAGGTATCCAAAACTTGGACAAATTACCTGAAAACCTTGGAGTCCTTGGTGGTGGAAATATCGGTCTTGAATTTGCCGGCCTATACAACAAACTTGGAAGCAAGGTTACAGTCCTAGATGCCTTGGATACTTTCCTTCCTCGTGCAGAACCTTCCATCGCAGCTCTTGCTAAACAATACATGGAAGAAGACGGTATTGAATTGCTTCAAAATATCCGTACTACTGAAATCAAAAACGACGGTGACCAAGTGCTCGTTGTGACTGAAAACGAAACTTACCGTTTCGATGCCCTTCTCTACGCAACAGGACGTAAACCAAACGTAGAACCACTTCAACTTGAAAATACAGATATTGAACTAACTGAACGTGGTGCTATTAAAGTAGACAAACATTGTCAAACAAACGTTCCTGGTGTCTTTGCAGTTGGAGATGTCAACGGTGGCCTTCAATTTACTTACATTTCACTTGATGACTTCCGTGTTGTTTACAGCTACCTTGCTGGAGATGGCAGCTACACACTTGAAGACCGTCTCAATGTACCAAATACTATGTTCATCACACCTGCACTTTCACAAGTTGGTTTGACTGAAAGCCAAGCAGCTGATTTGAAACTTCCATACGCAGTGAAAGAAATCCCTGTTGCAGCAATGCCTCGTGGTCACGTAAACGGAGACCTTCGCGGAGCTTTCAAAGCTGTTGTTAATACTGAAACAAAAGAAATTCTTGGAGCAAGCATCTTCTCAGAAGGTTCTCAAGAAATCATCAACATCATTACTGTTGCTATGGACAACAAGATTCCTTACACTTACTTCACAAAACAAATTTTCACTCACCCAACCTTGGCTGAGAACTTGAATGACTTGTTTGCGATTTAA
- a CDS encoding ABC transporter permease, whose product MNPIQRAWAYVSRKRLRSFILFLILLVLLAGISACLTLMKSNKTVETNLYKSLNTSFSIKKIENGQTFKLSDLASVSKIKGLENVSPELETVAKLKDKEAVSGEQSVERDDLSAADKNLVSLTALEDSSKDVTFTSSAFNLKEGRHLQKGDSKKIIIHEELAKKNSLSLHDKIALDAGQSEAGKGQTVEFEIVGIFSGKKQEKFTGLSSDFSENQVFTDYESSQSLLGNGESLVSAARFYVENPKEMDGLMKQVENLALENQGYQVEKENKAFEQIKDSVATFQTFLTIFLYGIMIAGAGALILVLSLWLRERVYEVGILLALGKGKSSIFLQFCLEVFLVSLGALLPAFATGNAITSYLLQTLLASGDQASLQNTLAKTSGLSSSLLSFAESYVFLLLISCLSVALCFLFLFRKSPKEILSSIS is encoded by the coding sequence ATGAATCCGATCCAAAGAGCTTGGGCTTATGTCAGCAGAAAACGACTGAGAAGTTTTATTTTATTTCTGATTTTATTGGTCCTATTGGCTGGAATTTCAGCCTGTTTGACTCTGATGAAGTCCAACAAAACAGTTGAAACCAATCTTTACAAATCACTCAATACCTCTTTTTCTATTAAGAAGATAGAAAATGGTCAGACATTCAAGTTGTCAGACCTAGCATCTGTAAGCAAGATTAAGGGACTGGAAAATGTTTCTCCTGAACTCGAGACGGTCGCAAAACTAAAAGACAAGGAAGCAGTGAGTGGCGAGCAGAGCGTGGAACGTGATGATTTGTCCGCTGCGGATAAGAATTTGGTTAGCTTAACAGCTCTTGAAGATTCATCTAAGGATGTCACCTTTACCAGCTCGGCTTTCAACTTAAAAGAAGGGCGACATCTTCAAAAAGGGGATTCAAAGAAAATCATCATCCACGAAGAGTTGGCTAAGAAGAATAGTCTTTCCCTTCATGACAAGATTGCCTTAGATGCTGGTCAGTCAGAAGCTGGCAAAGGGCAAACAGTGGAGTTTGAGATTGTCGGCATCTTTTCTGGTAAAAAACAAGAGAAATTTACAGGCTTGTCTTCTGACTTCAGTGAAAACCAAGTCTTTACAGACTATGAAAGTAGCCAAAGCCTTTTGGGAAATGGTGAATCTCTAGTCAGTGCAGCGCGCTTTTATGTAGAAAATCCTAAGGAAATGGACGGACTCATGAAGCAGGTAGAAAACTTGGCCTTGGAAAATCAAGGGTATCAAGTTGAAAAGGAAAACAAGGCTTTTGAACAAATCAAAGACTCGGTTGCAACTTTCCAAACCTTTCTGACCATTTTCCTTTATGGGATTATGATAGCAGGAGCAGGAGCCTTAATTCTTGTTTTGTCTCTCTGGTTGAGAGAACGGGTCTACGAAGTGGGGATTCTTCTGGCACTTGGAAAAGGCAAGAGTTCGATTTTCCTGCAGTTCTGTTTAGAGGTATTTTTGGTATCTCTCGGAGCTTTGCTTCCAGCATTTGCTACAGGAAACGCAATCACATCCTACCTACTCCAAACTCTACTAGCAAGTGGAGATCAGGCAAGCTTACAAAATACACTAGCCAAAACAAGTGGTCTATCAAGTAGTTTATTATCTTTTGCAGAGTCCTATGTCTTTCTGTTGTTGATTAGTTGCTTATCTGTAGCCCTTTGTTTCCTATTCTTATTTAGAAAATCGCCGAAAGAAATTTTATCATCTATTAGTTAA
- the vncR gene encoding response regulator transcription factor VncR — translation MKILIVEDEEMIREGISDYLTDCGYETIEAADGQEALEKFSSYEVALVLLDIQMPKLNGLEVLAEIRKTSQVPVLMLTAFQDEEYKMSAFASLADGYLEKPFSLSLLKVRVDAIFKRYYDTGRIFSYKDTKVDFESYSASLAGEEVAVNAKELEILDYLVKNEGRALTRSQIIDAVWKATDEVPFDRVIDVYIKELRKKLDLDCILTVRNVGYKLERK, via the coding sequence ATGAAAATTTTAATTGTAGAAGATGAAGAGATGATCCGTGAGGGGATCAGTGATTATTTGACGGATTGTGGTTATGAAACCATTGAGGCTGCAGATGGGCAAGAAGCTTTAGAAAAATTTTCCAGCTATGAAGTAGCCTTGGTTTTACTGGATATCCAGATGCCTAAGCTCAATGGTCTGGAAGTGCTAGCTGAGATTCGCAAAACCAGCCAAGTCCCTGTCTTGATGTTAACAGCCTTTCAGGATGAGGAATACAAGATGAGTGCCTTTGCCTCTCTGGCAGATGGCTATCTGGAAAAACCTTTTTCTCTATCCCTCTTAAAAGTAAGGGTGGACGCGATTTTCAAGCGCTATTATGATACGGGACGAATCTTCTCTTATAAGGATACCAAGGTGGACTTTGAAAGCTACAGTGCAAGCCTAGCAGGAGAGGAAGTGGCTGTTAATGCTAAAGAGTTGGAAATTCTTGATTATTTGGTTAAAAATGAAGGAAGGGCCTTGACACGATCTCAGATTATTGATGCCGTATGGAAAGCGACAGATGAGGTTCCCTTTGACCGTGTCATTGATGTTTATATCAAGGAACTGCGGAAAAAGCTAGACTTGGATTGCATCCTCACTGTGCGCAATGTTGGTTATAAATTGGAGCGAAAATGA
- the vex2 gene encoding ABC transporter ATP-binding subunit Vex2: protein MTLLQLQDVTYRYKNTAEAVLYQINYNFEPGKFYSIIGESGAGKSTLLSLLAGLDSPVEGSILFQGEDIRKKGYSYHRMHHISLVFQNYNLIDYLSPLENIRLVNKKASKDTLLELGLDESQIKRNVLQLSGGQQQRVAIARSLVSEAPVILADEPTGNLDPKTAGDIVELLKSLAQKTGKCVIVVTHSKEVAQASDITLELKDKKLTETRNTTK from the coding sequence ATGACTTTATTACAATTACAAGATGTTACCTACCGTTATAAGAACACTGCTGAAGCAGTCCTATATCAGATCAATTATAATTTTGAACCCGGGAAATTTTACAGTATTATTGGTGAGTCAGGAGCAGGAAAATCCACACTCTTGTCCCTACTTGCTGGTCTAGATAGTCCTGTTGAAGGTTCTATCCTTTTTCAAGGAGAGGATATTCGTAAGAAGGGCTATTCTTACCATCGCATGCACCATATTTCCCTGGTCTTTCAAAATTATAACTTGATAGATTATCTTTCTCCACTGGAAAATATCCGCTTGGTCAACAAAAAGGCCAGCAAGGATACACTGCTTGAGCTTGGTTTGGATGAAAGTCAGATCAAGCGGAATGTTCTCCAGTTATCAGGTGGTCAACAACAACGTGTTGCCATTGCTCGTAGTTTGGTCTCAGAAGCTCCAGTTATTCTAGCAGATGAGCCAACGGGAAATCTGGACCCTAAAACTGCTGGAGATATTGTCGAACTGCTCAAATCACTTGCCCAGAAAACAGGTAAATGTGTCATCGTCGTAACTCACAGCAAAGAAGTGGCGCAAGCATCAGATATTACACTTGAGTTGAAAGATAAGAAACTGACTGAAACTCGCAATACGACGAAATAA
- the codY gene encoding GTP-sensing pleiotropic transcriptional regulator CodY encodes MAHLLEKTRKITSILKRSEEQLQEELPYNAITRQLADIIDCNACIVNSKGRLLGYFMRYKTNTDRVEQFFQTKIFPDDYIQGANMIYDTEANLTVDHDLSIFPVESRADFPDGLTTIAPIHVSGIRLGSLIIWRNDKKFEDEDLILVEIASTVVGIQLLNFQREEDEKNIRRRTAVTMAVNTLSYSELRAVSAILGELNGNEGQLTASVIADRIGITRSVIVNALRKLESAGIIESRSLGMKGTYLKVLISDIFEEVKKRDY; translated from the coding sequence ATGGCACATTTATTAGAAAAAACTAGAAAAATTACTTCTATCCTGAAGCGCTCAGAGGAGCAGTTGCAGGAAGAACTTCCCTACAATGCGATTACCCGTCAATTGGCAGATATTATTGACTGTAACGCCTGTATCGTCAATAGCAAGGGACGTCTCCTTGGTTATTTTATGCGTTACAAAACCAATACAGATCGTGTAGAGCAGTTCTTCCAAACTAAGATTTTCCCAGATGACTACATTCAAGGTGCGAACATGATTTACGATACAGAAGCCAATCTGACAGTTGATCATGATTTAAGCATTTTTCCTGTGGAAAGTCGTGCCGACTTTCCAGATGGTTTGACGACTATTGCACCGATTCATGTATCAGGGATTCGACTTGGTTCTTTGATTATTTGGCGCAATGATAAAAAATTCGAAGACGAGGACTTGATTCTTGTTGAGATTGCGAGTACCGTTGTTGGAATTCAACTCCTTAATTTCCAGCGTGAAGAAGATGAGAAAAATATCCGTCGCCGTACTGCTGTTACCATGGCGGTTAATACCCTTTCTTACTCCGAACTCCGTGCTGTTTCAGCAATTTTAGGGGAATTAAATGGAAATGAAGGGCAGTTGACTGCGTCTGTGATTGCAGACCGTATCGGAATCACTCGTTCTGTGATTGTCAATGCCCTTCGTAAACTTGAGTCTGCAGGGATTATTGAAAGTCGCTCACTTGGAATGAAGGGAACCTACCTTAAGGTTTTGATTTCAGATATTTTTGAAGAAGTGAAGAAAAGAGATTACTAA
- the vex3 gene encoding ABC transporter permease subunit Vex3, translated as MLHNAFAYVTRKFFKSIVIFLIILLMASLSLVGLSIKGATAKASQETFKNITNSFSMQINRRVNQGTPRGAGNIKGEDIKKITENKAIESYVKRINAIGDLTGYELIETPETKKNLTPDRAKHFGSSLMITGVNDSSKEDKFVSGSYKLVEGEHLTNDDKDKILLHKDLAAKHGWKVGDKVKLDSNIYDADNEKGAKETVEVTIKGLFDGHNKSAVTYSQELYENTAITDIHTAAKLYGYTEDTAIYGDATFFVTADKNLDDVMKELNGISGINWKSYTLVKSSSNYPALEQSISGMYKMANLLFWGSLSFSVLLLALLLSLWINARRKEVGILLSIGLKQASILGQFITESILIAIPALVSAYFLATYTARAIGNTVLTNVTSGVAKQASKAAQASNLGGGAEVDGFSKTLSSLDISIQTSDFIIVFVLALVLVVLVMAFASSNLLRKQPKELLLDSE; from the coding sequence ATGTTACACAACGCATTTGCCTATGTTACAAGGAAGTTTTTCAAATCGATTGTCATCTTCCTGATTATTCTCCTCATGGCGAGCTTGAGTTTGGTTGGCTTGTCAATCAAGGGAGCTACTGCCAAGGCTTCTCAGGAGACCTTTAAAAATATCACCAACAGCTTCTCCATGCAAATCAATCGTCGCGTCAATCAAGGAACGCCACGTGGTGCTGGGAATATCAAGGGTGAAGATATCAAAAAAATCACCGAAAACAAGGCCATTGAGTCTTATGTGAAACGCATCAACGCTATCGGAGATTTGACTGGCTATGAACTCATCGAAACGCCAGAAACTAAGAAAAATCTGACACCTGACCGTGCTAAACATTTTGGAAGTAGCTTGATGATTACAGGTGTCAATGACTCCTCTAAAGAAGACAAGTTTGTCTCTGGTTCTTATAAGCTGGTCGAAGGTGAACACCTAACAAACGACGACAAGGACAAGATCCTCCTGCACAAGGACTTGGCAGCCAAACACGGCTGGAAAGTAGGAGACAAGGTCAAACTAGACTCTAATATCTACGATGCAGACAATGAAAAAGGAGCCAAGGAAACAGTCGAAGTGACAATCAAGGGACTCTTTGATGGTCACAATAAATCGGCAGTAACCTACTCACAAGAACTCTATGAAAATACAGCTATCACAGACATTCACACTGCTGCAAAACTTTATGGATACACAGAAGACACAGCTATTTATGGGGACGCAACCTTCTTTGTAACAGCGGACAAGAACTTGGATGATGTTATGAAAGAGTTGAATGGCATCAGTGGTATCAACTGGAAGAGCTATACTTTAGTTAAGAGCTCCTCTAACTACCCAGCTCTTGAGCAATCCATTTCTGGTATGTACAAGATGGCCAATCTCCTCTTCTGGGGTAGCTTGAGCTTCTCAGTTCTTCTCCTTGCCCTCTTACTCAGCCTTTGGATCAATGCCCGTCGCAAGGAAGTGGGTATTCTCCTCTCTATCGGTCTCAAGCAGGCAAGTATCTTGGGTCAATTCATCACTGAATCCATCTTGATTGCCATCCCTGCTCTTGTTTCTGCATACTTCTTAGCTACTTACACAGCGCGTGCAATCGGAAATACTGTTCTTACCAATGTCACTTCAGGTGTTGCCAAGCAAGCTAGCAAGGCTGCTCAAGCCTCTAACCTTGGTGGTGGTGCAGAAGTAGATGGCTTTAGTAAGACCTTGTCGAGCCTAGATATTTCCATTCAGACATCAGACTTTATCATCGTCTTTGTCCTTGCCTTGGTTCTAGTGGTTCTCGTTATGGCGTTTGCTTCAAGCAATCTCCTTAGAAAACAACCAAAAGAGCTTCTGCTGGATAGCGAATAA
- the vncS gene encoding sensor histidine kinase VncS has translation MKRTGLFTKIFIYTFSIFSVLVICLHLAIYFLFPSTYLSHRQETIGQKATAIAQSLEGKDRQNIEQVLDLYSQTSDIKGTVKGEMTEDKLEVKDSLPLDTDRQTTSLFIEEREVKTQDGGTMTLQFLASMDLQKEAEQISLQFLPYTLLASFLISLLVAYIYARTIVAPILEIKRVTRRMMELDAQVRLHVDSRDEIGDLKEQINSLYQHLLTVIADLHDKNEAILQLEKMKVEFLRGASHELKTPLASLKILIENMKENIGRYKDRDRYLGVALGIVDELNHHVLQILSLSSVQELRDDREIIDLLQMTQSLVQDYSLLAKERELQIDNSLNHQQAYLNPSVMKLILSNLISNAIKHSIPGGLVRIGEREGELFIENSCSPEEQEKLAQSFSDNASRKAKGSGMGLFVVKSLLEHEKLPYRFEMKENRLTFFIAFPRIA, from the coding sequence ATGAAACGAACAGGTTTATTTACAAAGATATTTATCTATACCTTCTCGATATTTAGTGTTCTGGTTATCTGCCTTCATTTGGCTATTTATTTTCTTTTTCCTTCGACTTATCTGAGTCATCGTCAGGAAACCATTGGTCAGAAAGCGACAGCCATTGCCCAGTCCCTAGAAGGTAAGGATAGGCAGAATATCGAGCAAGTCTTAGACTTGTATTCTCAGACTAGTGATATCAAGGGGACCGTCAAGGGCGAGATGACCGAGGACAAGTTAGAAGTAAAGGACAGCCTTCCTCTGGATACAGATCGCCAGACAACCTCTCTTTTTATCGAGGAGCGCGAGGTGAAAACGCAGGACGGTGGTACCATGACTCTCCAGTTTTTAGCGTCCATGGATTTGCAAAAGGAAGCAGAGCAAATCAGTCTCCAGTTTCTTCCCTATACCTTGCTGGCATCCTTTCTGATTTCCCTTTTGGTAGCCTATATCTATGCTCGGACCATTGTTGCCCCGATTTTGGAAATCAAGCGAGTAACTCGTAGAATGATGGAACTGGATGCCCAAGTGCGATTGCACGTGGATTCTAGGGATGAGATTGGTGATCTCAAGGAACAAATCAATAGCCTCTACCAGCATCTTTTGACTGTCATTGCGGACTTGCATGACAAGAATGAAGCTATTCTCCAGCTGGAAAAGATGAAGGTCGAATTCCTACGAGGGGCTTCCCATGAACTGAAAACACCCTTAGCTAGTTTGAAAATCCTGATTGAAAACATGAAAGAAAATATCGGTCGTTATAAGGATAGAGACCGCTATCTGGGAGTAGCCTTAGGAATTGTGGATGAGCTCAATCACCACGTTCTCCAGATACTTTCTCTCTCTTCTGTGCAGGAATTGCGAGATGATAGGGAAATAATAGATCTCCTCCAGATGACGCAAAGTCTAGTTCAAGATTATTCTTTGCTAGCAAAGGAGAGAGAACTTCAGATTGACAATAGTTTGAACCACCAGCAGGCTTATCTAAATCCATCTGTGATGAAATTAATCCTGTCTAATCTCATCAGCAATGCTATCAAGCACTCCATTCCAGGCGGCTTGGTCCGCATCGGAGAGAGAGAAGGGGAACTTTTTATCGAGAATAGCTGTAGTCCTGAAGAACAAGAAAAACTGGCTCAGTCTTTTTCTGATAATGCTAGTCGCAAGGCCAAGGGTTCTGGGATGGGGCTCTTTGTGGTCAAGAGTCTATTGGAACATGAAAAATTACCTTATCGTTTTGAGATGAAGGAGAATCGTTTGACCTTCTTCATAGCTTTTCCAAGAATCGCCTAA